Proteins encoded together in one Orcinus orca chromosome 13, mOrcOrc1.1, whole genome shotgun sequence window:
- the LOC125960809 gene encoding uncharacterized protein LOC125960809 isoform X1, whose translation MVVEGVAVVMVVEGVVVIVVVVVMVAVVVMVVEGVVVMVVEGVVVMVVVVVMVVVGVVVMVVEGVVVMVVVVVVVVMVVEGVVVMVVVVVMVVVVVVVMVVVVMVVVVVVVVMVVEGVVVMVVVVVMVVVVVVVMVVVGVVVVMVVVVVVVMVVVVVVVVVVVVVMVVVVMVVVVVVVVMVVEGVVVMVVVVVMVVVVVVVVVVVVVVVVVLVVVVVVVMVGVGVVVMVVVVVVVVVVVVVVVMVVVGVWTYLLFYDPDFLGLLVRGLGKHRP comes from the exons atggtagtggagGGGGTGgcggtggtgatggtagtggagGGGGTCGTAGTGatagtagtggtggtggtgatggtagcggtggtggtgatggtagtggagggggtggtggtaATGGtagtggagggggtggtggtgatggtagtggtggtggtgatggtagtggtg ggggtggtggtgatggtagtggagggggtggtggtgatggtagtggtggtggtggtggtggtgatggtagtggagggggtggtggtgatggtagtggtggtggtgatggtagtggtggtggtggtggtgatggtagtggtggtgatggtggtggtagtggtggtggtggtgatggtagtggagggggtggtggtgatggtagtggtggtggtgatggtagtggtggtggtggtggtgatggtagtggtgggggtggtggtggtgatggtagtagtggtggtggtggtgatggtagtggtggtggtggtggtagtggtggtggtggtggtgatggtagtggtggtgatggtggtggtagtggtggtggtggtgatggtagtggagggggtggtggtgatggtagtggtggtggtgatggtagtggtggtggtggtggtggtagtggtggtggtggtggtggtggtggtgctggtggtggtggtggtggtggtgatggtgggggtgggggtggtggtgatggtagtggtggtggtagtggtggtggtggtggtggtggtggtggtgatggtagtggtgggGGTGTGGACATATTTGCTCTTCTACGACCCAGATTTTCTGGGGCTGCTGGTAAGGGGTCTTGGGAAGCACAGACCCTGA
- the LOC125960809 gene encoding uncharacterized protein LOC125960809 isoform X2: protein MAVSVVTFLWGLEGVVVMVVEGVVVMVVVVVVVVMVVEGVVVMVVVVVMVVVVVVVMVVVVMVVVVVVVVMVVEGVVVMVVVVVMVVVVVVVMVVVGVVVVMVVVVVVVMVVVVVVVVVVVVVMVVVVMVVVVVVVVMVVEGVVVMVVVVVMVVVVVVVVVVVVVVVVVLVVVVVVVMVGVGVVVMVVVVVVVVVVVVVVVMVVVGVWTYLLFYDPDFLGLLVRGLGKHRP from the exons ATGGCTGTTTCTGTGGTTACATTTCTTTGGGGAT tggagggggtggtggtgatggtagtggagggggtggtggtgatggtagtggtggtggtggtggtggtgatggtagtggagggggtggtggtgatggtagtggtggtggtgatggtagtggtggtggtggtggtgatggtagtggtggtgatggtggtggtagtggtggtggtggtgatggtagtggagggggtggtggtgatggtagtggtggtggtgatggtagtggtggtggtggtggtgatggtagtggtgggggtggtggtggtgatggtagtagtggtggtggtggtgatggtagtggtggtggtggtggtagtggtggtggtggtggtgatggtagtggtggtgatggtggtggtagtggtggtggtggtgatggtagtggagggggtggtggtgatggtagtggtggtggtgatggtagtggtggtggtggtggtggtagtggtggtggtggtggtggtggtggtgctggtggtggtggtggtggtggtgatggtgggggtgggggtggtggtgatggtagtggtggtggtagtggtggtggtggtggtggtggtggtggtgatggtagtggtgggGGTGTGGACATATTTGCTCTTCTACGACCCAGATTTTCTGGGGCTGCTGGTAAGGGGTCTTGGGAAGCACAGACCCTGA